A stretch of Lactiplantibacillus brownii DNA encodes these proteins:
- a CDS encoding heavy metal translocating P-type ATPase, which yields MRHYYKLTLTISVGILALILQFGFQQQLAAQIIITLMGSIMALSMLVEMVKTLRSGKYGVDLLAITAIVATLAVSEYWAGLVVLIMLTGGDSLEDYAAKRANTELKALLDNSPRTAHRLVNRQLTDIAVESAIVSDQLVVKPGELVPVDGHLIDGNALFDESSLTGESKPVEKVVGDDVMSGAVNGDSAVTMVVDKVAADSQYQQLVKLVKESEARPAKFVRLADRYAVPFTLVAYVIAGVAWALSGDPHRFAEVLVVASPCPLILAAPVALVSGMSRTSRNGIVVKTGDMLEKLSTAKSAAFDKTGTITSGQLTVNQITPQADFTAEQVLHLAASAEQNSSHILARSIVKFANDTPLSPANDLEEVTGNGVTAQVDGHSVKVGKLNFVDPKTTQTPLAQTAIYVAIDDQYAGVITFIDNVRPEAASTLQALHAEGVQNVMMLTGDQRAIADKIAAEVGIDTVQADLLPADKIKNLKAIPEAGRPVIMVGDGVNDAPSLAVADVGIAMGAHGSTAASESADVVILKDDLSRVVTAIQIAKDTMAVAKQAVWIGIAICTILMLIASTGIIPALFGAMLQEVVDTVSILWALRALRDRPHTKVEPTKPTAIRQN from the coding sequence ATGCGACATTATTACAAACTAACTTTAACCATTAGCGTCGGTATTTTGGCATTAATTTTACAATTTGGGTTCCAACAGCAGTTAGCCGCCCAAATTATTATCACGTTGATGGGGTCAATTATGGCGCTTTCGATGCTCGTCGAAATGGTCAAAACGTTACGTTCAGGAAAATATGGGGTTGACCTACTGGCCATTACCGCCATCGTTGCAACCTTGGCTGTAAGTGAATACTGGGCTGGGTTAGTTGTTTTGATCATGCTGACGGGCGGTGACTCACTTGAAGACTACGCAGCTAAGCGCGCCAATACTGAATTAAAAGCTTTATTGGATAATTCACCACGAACAGCCCACCGACTCGTCAACCGTCAGCTCACAGATATTGCCGTTGAATCGGCTATCGTATCAGATCAGCTTGTCGTCAAACCAGGTGAGCTCGTGCCAGTCGATGGTCATTTGATCGATGGTAATGCCCTTTTCGATGAATCATCCCTAACTGGCGAATCAAAACCAGTTGAAAAAGTGGTTGGTGATGACGTGATGTCTGGGGCCGTCAATGGCGATAGCGCAGTCACCATGGTCGTTGATAAGGTCGCGGCTGATAGTCAATATCAACAGTTAGTTAAATTAGTCAAAGAATCAGAAGCGCGTCCCGCAAAATTTGTGCGCCTTGCCGATCGTTATGCCGTCCCATTCACCTTAGTAGCTTACGTGATTGCAGGCGTGGCCTGGGCACTAAGTGGTGATCCGCATCGGTTCGCAGAAGTCTTGGTCGTGGCTTCACCTTGTCCCTTAATTTTGGCCGCCCCAGTTGCGCTAGTTTCCGGCATGAGTCGGACAAGCCGCAATGGGATCGTGGTTAAGACGGGTGACATGTTGGAAAAGCTTTCCACGGCAAAATCAGCGGCCTTTGACAAAACTGGGACGATTACTAGTGGTCAATTAACCGTCAATCAAATTACGCCTCAGGCTGATTTTACTGCCGAACAAGTTCTACATTTAGCTGCTAGTGCCGAGCAAAACTCTAGTCACATTCTGGCACGTTCCATTGTTAAATTTGCCAACGACACCCCTTTAAGTCCTGCCAATGACTTAGAAGAAGTCACGGGTAATGGCGTCACCGCGCAAGTCGATGGTCATTCGGTCAAAGTCGGTAAATTGAACTTTGTTGACCCTAAAACGACCCAGACGCCATTGGCACAAACGGCGATCTATGTGGCGATTGATGATCAGTACGCTGGCGTCATTACCTTTATTGATAACGTACGCCCAGAAGCTGCGTCAACTTTGCAAGCCCTTCATGCTGAAGGCGTTCAGAATGTGATGATGCTGACAGGCGATCAACGGGCAATTGCTGACAAAATTGCAGCAGAAGTTGGTATCGACACCGTCCAAGCGGATCTTTTGCCAGCTGATAAGATTAAGAATTTAAAAGCAATTCCTGAAGCTGGTCGGCCAGTGATTATGGTTGGCGACGGCGTCAACGATGCGCCATCACTGGCTGTCGCGGATGTAGGCATCGCCATGGGTGCCCACGGATCAACTGCCGCAAGTGAATCAGCCGATGTGGTCATTTTAAAAGACGATCTCAGTCGCGTGGTCACTGCAATTCAAATCGCCAAAGACACGATGGCCGTTGCCAAGCAGGCGGTCTGGATTGGGATTGCTATTTGTACCATTTTAATGTTGATTGCCAGTACCGGTATCATTCCCGCACTCTTCGGCGCTATGCTCCAAGAAGTTGTCGACACTGTTTCCATTTTATGGGCTTTGCGGGCATTACGTGATCGGCCACATACTAAAGTCGAACCCACTAAACCAACAGCCATTCGTCAAAATTAA
- a CDS encoding serine hydrolase domain-containing protein → MIKKIAEYIDSCIDAGDIYGASFSVITPKGINQYYHGKQGKDEFAIGLDPSMIYDLASVTKVVGTTTRVFQLLSDHTIRLDDPVARFLPGFAHKEITIQQLLLHNSGLPADIENLNTMNREDLIAAVYNAKLLNRPGEKYVYSDVGYIILGWIIRAVDGALARSIQDHVLYPLAMTNTGYNLNRPKVRFVPTEFDPRRGQIQGQVHDYKAFLLNGESGHAGLFSTLTDLTVYIEMMLNFGEYQGKRVLDENVFDWLGEYDAEGRTLGWERYNGRHQYLHTGYTGTAVAFDLDRQVGLVLLTNRVYPTSENRVWNRDRQHVFDLFFND, encoded by the coding sequence GTGATTAAAAAAATAGCAGAATACATTGACAGTTGCATTGATGCGGGTGATATCTATGGGGCGTCGTTCAGTGTGATTACGCCAAAAGGGATTAATCAATATTATCATGGCAAACAAGGTAAAGATGAGTTTGCAATCGGGTTAGATCCCTCGATGATTTATGATTTAGCATCAGTGACGAAAGTCGTGGGAACGACCACGCGCGTCTTTCAATTATTATCCGACCATACGATTCGGTTAGATGACCCAGTAGCACGGTTTTTACCGGGTTTTGCGCATAAAGAAATAACTATCCAGCAACTTTTACTTCATAATAGTGGGTTGCCAGCGGACATTGAAAACCTGAACACGATGAATCGAGAAGATTTGATTGCGGCAGTTTATAATGCCAAGTTACTCAATCGGCCCGGTGAAAAGTATGTTTATTCCGATGTGGGGTACATTATTCTGGGTTGGATTATTCGGGCAGTTGATGGTGCTTTGGCCCGCAGTATTCAGGATCATGTGCTTTATCCACTAGCGATGACAAATACTGGCTATAACTTGAATCGGCCTAAGGTTCGGTTTGTCCCCACGGAGTTTGATCCACGCCGCGGTCAGATTCAAGGCCAAGTTCATGATTACAAGGCATTCTTATTAAACGGAGAAAGTGGACATGCGGGTTTATTTTCGACATTGACGGATTTAACCGTTTATATTGAAATGATGCTCAACTTTGGGGAGTACCAAGGCAAGCGTGTGTTGGATGAAAATGTGTTCGATTGGTTAGGCGAGTATGATGCGGAAGGTCGGACCCTTGGTTGGGAACGGTATAATGGTCGGCATCAATATTTGCATACTGGTTATACTGGAACGGCAGTGGCTTTTGACTTGGATCGGCAAGTCGGTTTGGTCCTGTTAACTAATCGCGTTTATCCAACTAGTGAGAATCGTGTTTGGAATCGTGATCGGCAACACGTCTTTGATCTTTTCTTTAATGATTAA
- the ade gene encoding adenine deaminase has translation MTEKVDLVITGAQVLNVFTREFEATSLWIKNGHIISNFKDEPYQAAHHYDATGKWLVPGMIDAHVHMESAMVAPSELGKVLLKHGVTAIATDPHELANVAGTAGIQYLIDDARQTPLDVFFMLPSSVPCVPFDDNGATLHAADLRPLYAQPEVKGLAEVMDYGAVARGDTDILAKIHDANVRGYHADGHASGLNPHQLNVMCNAGLDTDHECTTVTEALNRVKAGMFVFLREGTVERDMLGTIGAVTEANASRFAFCTDDKTISDLMTEGSIDDNVKIAIKSGMRPALAYTLASYHAANAHRLRDRGSLSAGKLADLVVLDDVETVKIARTMKSGQWVTTEPETQPLPFTATRIHQHVTLADLALPLTTGHVNVIGVQPNHIETDHLVMDVPVVNGNFQTDTTQDVLKMVVVERHKNTGRVGVGLVHGFQLKHGAVAGSIAHDAHNIVAVGISDAAILQAIAQITQTNGGIAVTDDEQVVATMPLAIGGLLSVSSYEVAAEQLAKIKAAYNQICENEMSFDPFITLSFLTLPVIPTIKLTDRGLFDYDSFDFIPVEIQA, from the coding sequence TTGACGGAAAAAGTAGATTTAGTGATTACCGGTGCCCAAGTCCTGAACGTTTTTACGCGTGAATTTGAGGCAACCAGTTTATGGATCAAGAATGGCCACATTATTAGTAACTTTAAGGATGAACCTTACCAGGCTGCCCATCATTATGATGCCACTGGCAAATGGCTAGTTCCAGGCATGATCGACGCACATGTCCATATGGAAAGTGCCATGGTCGCTCCCAGTGAATTAGGCAAAGTGTTGCTAAAACACGGTGTCACGGCGATTGCGACCGACCCTCATGAGTTGGCGAATGTCGCTGGAACGGCTGGAATTCAATACTTGATCGATGATGCCCGTCAAACACCATTAGATGTCTTTTTCATGCTACCATCCTCAGTACCTTGTGTGCCTTTTGATGATAATGGGGCAACTTTACACGCGGCTGATTTGCGACCGTTGTATGCTCAGCCGGAAGTGAAAGGCTTAGCGGAAGTTATGGACTACGGCGCGGTTGCGCGTGGGGACACGGATATTTTGGCAAAAATTCATGATGCAAATGTGCGGGGATACCATGCGGATGGACATGCATCCGGTTTGAATCCGCATCAATTAAATGTGATGTGCAATGCGGGACTGGACACGGATCACGAATGTACGACGGTAACGGAAGCACTCAATCGTGTCAAAGCAGGGATGTTTGTCTTTTTGCGTGAAGGCACTGTGGAACGCGATATGCTTGGAACAATTGGTGCGGTGACCGAAGCGAATGCCAGTCGCTTTGCCTTCTGTACGGATGATAAAACGATCTCAGATTTGATGACCGAGGGATCGATTGACGATAATGTCAAGATAGCCATTAAAAGTGGCATGCGGCCGGCATTGGCGTACACGCTGGCGAGTTATCATGCCGCCAACGCCCACCGATTACGTGATCGCGGTAGTTTGAGTGCGGGCAAGTTAGCAGATCTGGTCGTTTTAGATGACGTTGAAACGGTGAAAATTGCCCGAACGATGAAAAGTGGGCAGTGGGTGACGACTGAGCCGGAAACACAGCCGCTGCCATTTACGGCGACTCGTATTCATCAACACGTGACTTTAGCCGACTTAGCGTTGCCCCTGACGACTGGTCATGTGAACGTGATCGGTGTACAACCCAATCATATCGAAACTGACCATCTCGTCATGGATGTGCCAGTAGTCAATGGCAATTTTCAAACTGATACGACCCAGGATGTGTTGAAAATGGTGGTAGTTGAACGCCATAAGAATACTGGTCGGGTAGGGGTTGGCTTAGTGCACGGATTTCAGTTAAAACACGGCGCAGTGGCTGGTTCTATTGCGCATGATGCGCACAATATTGTCGCCGTTGGGATCTCAGATGCGGCAATCCTACAGGCGATTGCACAAATCACCCAAACAAATGGGGGCATTGCGGTGACGGATGATGAGCAGGTCGTTGCGACGATGCCGCTAGCTATCGGGGGCTTGTTGTCAGTCAGCTCATATGAAGTTGCGGCCGAACAACTCGCCAAAATCAAGGCAGCCTATAATCAAATTTGTGAAAATGAGATGTCATTTGATCCATTCATTACCTTATCGTTTCTGACATTACCCGTTATTCCAACGATTAAGCTAACGGATCGGGGTTTGTTTGACTATGATTCATTTGATTTTATTCCGGTTGAAATTCAGGCCTAG
- a CDS encoding BCCT family transporter has protein sequence MFSSRFIILKSKNIDWWVYLPTIGLFAVASIFLLVGGKSLETGLDSILTWLTSNMSWLYMLVYVINFIFFIYLAFSKLGKTKLGGPKDKPEFSTFHWGSMVYATGIDASILMLSIADPLRYLQSPSFGVKPFSTSAYNYAHMLGQFNWGPMAWMMFAPATIGIAYAMYVKHVKVQRLSAAISVLAGPGTLKRLARNLIDFLVIIGIMGGVGTSVGMEIPVISKVLSTVTGIADTMTLKLGLFAILFVIFAMAVFNGLKRGIGRLSSAHIWLAIGFLVVVLLVGPTTYILNSETNSIGLFINKFVSLSFNSSPNGAMTEMQSQTIFYWGWWLSFMPVMGLFIARISRGRTIRQVLGGMLLWGSLGCVSFYAVLGGYALYLQKMGIVNLVHILNTQGQAAVIAAVLTTLPLKMIMLALYCLSCFIFLATTVSSFAFITSSFTSKQLAVGQQPSRFNRMSWVVIFLLFSLGLVTVGGFKAIQAICAMSGFPLIAVCLILLYSIYHDLTTDPVKEAAKVAAKAKVAAKREALARDVEISTKSDYAGEHRVNRKSASETD, from the coding sequence ATGTTCAGTAGCAGGTTTATTATTTTAAAAAGCAAGAATATTGATTGGTGGGTGTACTTACCAACTATTGGATTGTTTGCGGTCGCTTCAATTTTTCTATTAGTCGGTGGTAAATCCTTGGAGACTGGGTTGGATTCAATCCTAACTTGGTTAACCAGTAATATGAGCTGGCTGTACATGCTAGTTTATGTCATCAACTTTATCTTCTTCATTTACTTAGCTTTTAGTAAGCTCGGTAAAACCAAACTTGGCGGTCCCAAAGACAAACCGGAATTTTCAACATTCCATTGGGGCAGCATGGTTTATGCCACTGGGATCGATGCCAGCATCTTGATGTTGAGTATTGCTGATCCTTTGCGGTATTTACAAAGTCCGTCATTTGGCGTCAAACCATTTTCAACTTCCGCGTATAACTATGCGCACATGCTCGGTCAATTTAATTGGGGCCCAATGGCGTGGATGATGTTCGCACCAGCCACCATTGGGATTGCTTATGCAATGTATGTGAAGCATGTCAAAGTGCAACGGCTCAGTGCCGCCATTTCAGTCTTAGCAGGTCCGGGAACCCTCAAACGGTTAGCCCGCAACCTGATTGATTTCTTAGTTATTATCGGCATCATGGGTGGTGTCGGTACTTCTGTTGGGATGGAAATCCCAGTTATTTCGAAAGTTTTGAGTACCGTGACCGGGATCGCCGACACGATGACCTTGAAACTCGGATTATTTGCCATTTTATTCGTTATTTTTGCGATGGCCGTCTTCAATGGCCTCAAACGTGGGATTGGTCGTTTAAGCTCAGCTCATATTTGGTTGGCAATCGGGTTCTTGGTGGTCGTCTTATTAGTTGGCCCAACCACCTATATTTTAAATTCAGAAACGAATAGTATCGGTTTATTTATCAATAAATTTGTTAGCTTAAGTTTTAACTCGTCACCAAATGGCGCTATGACCGAAATGCAGAGTCAAACGATCTTCTACTGGGGCTGGTGGTTATCCTTTATGCCAGTTATGGGGTTATTTATTGCCCGAATTTCCCGTGGTCGGACGATTCGTCAGGTCTTAGGTGGCATGTTACTTTGGGGTTCACTGGGCTGTGTTAGTTTCTATGCCGTTTTAGGTGGGTACGCACTGTACTTACAAAAGATGGGTATTGTTAACTTGGTTCATATTTTAAACACCCAAGGTCAAGCCGCAGTTATCGCAGCGGTCTTAACAACGTTGCCACTTAAAATGATCATGTTGGCATTGTATTGTCTCTCATGCTTTATTTTCTTGGCAACGACGGTTTCATCATTCGCCTTTATTACGTCGTCATTTACCAGTAAACAACTGGCAGTTGGCCAACAACCAAGTCGGTTCAATCGTATGAGCTGGGTCGTTATCTTCCTCTTGTTCTCATTAGGACTAGTCACGGTCGGCGGCTTTAAGGCGATTCAGGCGATCTGTGCCATGTCTGGCTTCCCACTGATTGCGGTCTGCTTGATCTTGTTATACTCGATCTATCATGATTTGACGACAGATCCGGTCAAAGAAGCCGCTAAAGTGGCAGCAAAAGCCAAAGTTGCAGCGAAGCGCGAAGCCTTGGCACGAGATGTTGAAATCTCAACTAAGTCCGACTATGCCGGCGAACACCGGGTTAATCGTAAATCGGCTTCGGAGACAGATTAG
- a CDS encoding aldo/keto reductase, translated as MKTINLGHSGMQTSAVALGIMRMNRLDVDQATKVIETAVKLGINYIDSADIYGGGDSSAIFGKALKQSSVSRDQLFIQSKGGIVPGKRYDFSKAHLLEAVDGELDRLGVDYLDSFLLHRPDPLMDPAEVADTFNELQTSGKVRHFGVSNFNPMQVDLLQSALNQRLMINQLQFGVMHTGAIDFGLHTNMQDDRSINHDGEIIEYSRLHQMTIQAWSPYQYGNFAGIFLDNPKFPKLNETMQTIADEKHTTKSAIATAWILRHPAKIQVILGTMNPEHLAENAAGAEVDLTRQEWYDIYFAAGNDLP; from the coding sequence TTGAAAACAATTAATTTAGGTCACAGCGGCATGCAAACATCCGCGGTCGCTTTAGGCATTATGCGCATGAATCGCTTGGACGTTGATCAAGCGACCAAAGTGATCGAAACCGCCGTTAAACTCGGCATCAACTATATCGACTCGGCGGACATTTATGGTGGCGGCGATTCATCAGCCATCTTCGGTAAAGCTTTGAAGCAGTCATCTGTAAGCCGTGATCAACTCTTTATTCAATCCAAGGGTGGGATCGTGCCTGGCAAACGGTACGATTTTTCCAAAGCTCACCTGCTTGAAGCCGTTGATGGTGAACTTGATCGACTAGGCGTTGACTATTTAGATAGTTTCCTTCTACACCGTCCCGATCCATTAATGGACCCAGCCGAAGTTGCCGACACCTTCAATGAATTACAGACCAGTGGCAAGGTCCGCCATTTTGGCGTTTCTAACTTCAATCCTATGCAAGTTGACCTATTACAATCAGCCTTAAATCAACGTTTAATGATTAACCAATTACAGTTTGGGGTCATGCATACTGGTGCCATCGACTTTGGCTTGCACACGAATATGCAAGATGATCGCAGTATTAACCATGACGGCGAAATCATTGAATACTCACGGCTGCATCAAATGACGATTCAAGCTTGGTCACCTTATCAATACGGTAATTTTGCCGGCATCTTCTTAGACAATCCTAAGTTTCCAAAATTAAACGAAACGATGCAAACTATCGCTGATGAAAAACACACGACTAAGAGCGCCATCGCTACTGCTTGGATTCTTCGTCATCCAGCCAAGATCCAAGTTATCTTGGGGACCATGAATCCTGAACACCTTGCTGAAAATGCTGCCGGTGCTGAAGTCGATCTCACTCGGCAAGAATGGTACGACATTTACTTCGCAGCTGGGAACGATTTACCTTAA
- a CDS encoding VanZ family protein: MITLIVLIISGRLWHSAPTKSQFFKRVILLAFLWVLAAFCYTPTSYNFSSGVQLPYIEWGPAKIIYNPIRQLDLGFWLNVLLTMPLGFLIGWNWPKIHWRRLILLGLITGLTLETGQFILDWLVHIDRWIDIDDVLTNWAGVVLGFGVYQFISRLPGFRWLQK; this comes from the coding sequence TTGATAACACTTATCGTCTTGATCATTAGTGGTCGGCTTTGGCATTCAGCGCCAACAAAGTCCCAATTTTTCAAACGTGTCATCCTCTTGGCATTTCTTTGGGTGCTCGCGGCATTCTGTTATACACCAACAAGTTACAATTTTAGTAGCGGCGTTCAACTCCCCTATATCGAATGGGGACCCGCAAAGATTATTTATAACCCAATACGCCAATTAGACTTAGGATTTTGGTTAAACGTTCTATTAACCATGCCACTCGGTTTCCTAATCGGTTGGAATTGGCCGAAGATCCATTGGCGACGTCTCATTTTGTTAGGCCTCATTACTGGGCTCACACTTGAGACTGGCCAATTCATTCTAGATTGGCTCGTCCATATTGACCGCTGGATTGACATCGATGACGTCCTGACAAACTGGGCAGGCGTTGTTTTGGGGTTCGGCGTCTACCAATTCATCAGTCGGTTACCCGGCTTTCGCTGGTTACAAAAATAA
- a CDS encoding IS3 family transposase: protein MKELLRKLKLPRATYYDRLKRNHKPDKYAKVKHFIRQEYVNSGASYGYRRMHKEAIDAGFTYSEETIRKIMTDMDLKVTLFSKHTGKYSSYKGTVGKIAPNLLKQKFNATKPLTVLHTDVTQVALYNGKWSYISVIIDEASKEVLSAVTSYSPNKKLIKATLRTAQKHIPNDLHPILHSDQGWQYQIPGYQSKLKEMGIIQSMSRKGNCHDNAPVESFFSLLKRECLNQYKIKNITELRGILNAYIEWFNHDRISMKTKGLSPISYRTQALAA from the coding sequence TTGAAGGAACTACTACGCAAGCTTAAATTGCCTAGAGCGACTTATTATGACCGTTTAAAGCGTAACCACAAACCTGATAAATACGCTAAGGTCAAACATTTTATTCGACAGGAATATGTTAATTCTGGAGCCAGCTATGGTTATCGACGTATGCATAAAGAGGCCATCGATGCTGGATTCACGTATTCCGAAGAAACAATTCGAAAAATCATGACCGATATGGATCTTAAAGTGACCTTATTCTCCAAACATACTGGCAAATATAGCTCCTATAAGGGGACCGTTGGTAAGATTGCGCCGAACTTGCTCAAACAAAAGTTCAACGCCACCAAGCCTTTAACTGTCTTGCACACTGATGTAACCCAAGTGGCACTATATAATGGTAAATGGAGCTATATCTCAGTCATTATTGACGAAGCCAGTAAGGAAGTGCTCTCAGCAGTGACAAGTTATTCACCTAATAAGAAGCTAATCAAAGCGACCTTAAGGACAGCCCAAAAGCATATTCCAAATGATCTTCACCCAATCCTCCATTCCGACCAAGGATGGCAATATCAAATTCCTGGTTATCAATCAAAGCTCAAAGAAATGGGCATTATTCAAAGCATGTCCCGAAAAGGGAATTGTCATGATAACGCACCCGTAGAGAGTTTCTTTAGTCTACTTAAGCGGGAGTGTTTGAACCAATACAAGATCAAGAATATTACCGAATTACGCGGTATCCTAAACGCTTATATTGAATGGTTTAATCATGATCGAATTTCAATGAAGACAAAAGGCTTAAGCCCTATAAGTTACAGGACTCAAGCCTTAGCAGCATAA
- a CDS encoding helix-turn-helix domain-containing protein yields the protein MTKYSSKFKAKVVHEYLDGGIGLNELQQKYQIARHSTVSSWVKRAQVHGMSSLKVSHHRNKYSQDYKISVVDYIQTHEISRNQAAIHFGISSSQANSWMKIYQEQGVAGLRPKPRGRRSTMSKHKNQNRSPKRLTATKEEKYKQQITELKRQLHNAELDRDILKTLATITRKQPK from the coding sequence ATGACTAAATATAGCAGTAAATTTAAAGCTAAGGTGGTTCATGAATATTTGGATGGGGGGATTGGATTAAATGAATTACAACAAAAGTATCAGATTGCCCGGCATAGTACTGTTTCTTCATGGGTAAAACGTGCTCAAGTTCATGGTATGAGTTCACTAAAAGTAAGTCATCATCGTAACAAGTATTCACAGGATTATAAGATAAGCGTGGTAGACTATATTCAAACTCACGAGATCAGTCGTAACCAAGCCGCAATTCACTTTGGAATTTCCAGTAGCCAGGCTAATAGTTGGATGAAAATTTACCAGGAACAAGGTGTGGCTGGATTGCGTCCTAAACCTCGTGGAAGAAGGTCAACCATGAGTAAACATAAGAATCAAAACCGCTCCCCAAAACGATTAACCGCAACTAAAGAGGAAAAATACAAACAACAAATCACTGAATTAAAGCGGCAACTGCACAACGCTGAATTGGATCGTGACATTTTAAAAACACTAGCGACCATAACCAGGAAACAACCAAAGTAA
- a CDS encoding ArgE/DapE family deacylase, translated as MERTEKIEILRQLVKIQSVNGNELPVAKYLKQLFDQAGISCQILPAGNNRANLVAEIGTGKPVLAISGHMDTVAVTTADWDQDPFTLTTKGDQLIGRGACDMKGGLAALVIAMIELKANKVPLVGTIRLLATYGEEFAEQGAADLTTAGYMKDVTALMIAEPSAYHVCYAQAGSVDITLTSKGKTAHSSMPQMGSNAVAHLVNALYQIQTNVTKLTAGIKNDTLNTETLFNIDVFHGGNQVNTIPNLAKAQISMRTIPEISNDALINTFKTTLAQYNAENDSDIRLHVEMSVQPVVGDPEGRMLHLIQKMGQPYLAATKFTPAEEKINQMALATVGLPANSQTIPALGAAGGTDARQFLVDQPLGADYTVFGPGNFTSHQANESLSAKMYLDFIKLYEALFPAYLNGEG; from the coding sequence ATGGAACGTACTGAAAAGATTGAGATTTTGCGTCAACTGGTTAAGATTCAGTCAGTCAATGGCAATGAACTACCGGTTGCTAAGTATTTGAAACAACTTTTTGATCAAGCGGGGATTAGCTGTCAGATCTTACCAGCTGGCAATAATCGTGCTAATCTTGTGGCTGAGATTGGGACGGGTAAGCCAGTATTGGCTATTTCTGGTCACATGGATACGGTGGCGGTCACTACGGCAGACTGGGACCAAGATCCCTTTACCCTGACGACAAAGGGTGACCAATTAATTGGTCGTGGCGCTTGTGATATGAAAGGCGGTCTGGCTGCTCTAGTTATTGCGATGATCGAGTTGAAAGCCAATAAAGTACCGTTAGTAGGGACGATTCGGCTATTAGCGACGTATGGCGAAGAGTTTGCTGAGCAAGGCGCGGCAGATTTGACCACCGCCGGCTACATGAAAGATGTGACTGCTTTAATGATTGCTGAACCATCGGCTTATCATGTTTGTTACGCCCAAGCAGGTTCGGTGGATATTACGCTCACTTCCAAAGGGAAAACGGCCCATAGCTCGATGCCACAAATGGGGAGCAATGCGGTTGCGCACCTGGTGAATGCCCTCTACCAGATCCAAACGAACGTGACTAAGTTAACGGCTGGGATTAAGAATGACACGTTGAATACTGAAACGCTTTTTAACATTGATGTGTTCCATGGTGGGAATCAAGTCAATACGATTCCGAATCTGGCTAAGGCTCAGATCAGTATGCGGACGATTCCAGAGATTAGTAATGACGCCTTGATTAACACTTTCAAGACTACGCTCGCGCAATATAATGCCGAAAACGATAGCGATATTAGGTTGCACGTTGAAATGTCGGTTCAACCGGTTGTTGGTGATCCTGAAGGCCGCATGTTACATCTTATCCAGAAAATGGGTCAACCCTATTTGGCAGCAACGAAGTTTACTCCTGCTGAAGAAAAAATCAATCAGATGGCGTTGGCCACGGTAGGGTTACCAGCTAATAGTCAGACGATTCCAGCATTGGGAGCTGCCGGTGGGACGGATGCCCGACAATTCTTAGTTGATCAGCCGTTGGGCGCTGATTACACGGTTTTCGGTCCCGGTAATTTTACGTCCCATCAAGCCAATGAGTCGCTTTCAGCGAAGATGTATCTTGATTTCATTAAACTCTATGAAGCCCTTTTCCCAGCCTACTTAAACGGTGAAGGTTAA